A genomic window from Gymnodinialimonas ceratoperidinii includes:
- the rfbA gene encoding glucose-1-phosphate thymidylyltransferase RfbA, which yields MARKGIILAGGSGTRLYPVTVGVSKQLLPIYDKPMIYYPLSVLMLAGIREIAVITTPEDQAQFQRTLGDGSQWGLALTYIEQASPDGLAQAYILARDFLDGAPSAMVLGDNIFFGHGLPEALSAADAITTGGTVFGYRVTDPERYGVVDFAPDGSVNAIVEKPEVAPSNYAVTGLYFLDGSAPERAAAVTPSARGELEITSLLESYLADGTLTVERMGRGYAWLDTGTHESLLDAGNFVRTLTQRQGLQVGSPDEIAFAAGWISADDMVERARLFGKTQYGRYLATTAKG from the coding sequence ATGGCGCGCAAAGGTATCATCTTGGCAGGCGGCTCCGGCACGCGGCTTTATCCGGTCACGGTGGGCGTCTCCAAGCAGTTGCTGCCGATCTACGACAAGCCGATGATCTACTATCCCCTGTCGGTCCTGATGCTGGCCGGCATCCGCGAAATCGCCGTGATCACGACGCCGGAAGATCAGGCACAATTCCAGCGGACATTGGGGGACGGCAGCCAATGGGGCTTGGCGCTGACCTATATCGAACAGGCGAGCCCGGACGGTCTGGCACAGGCCTATATTCTTGCGAGAGACTTCCTTGACGGCGCGCCGTCGGCGATGGTTCTGGGTGACAACATCTTCTTCGGTCACGGCCTGCCAGAGGCGCTGTCTGCCGCCGATGCGATCACGACCGGCGGCACCGTTTTCGGCTACCGCGTGACGGACCCGGAGCGCTACGGCGTGGTCGATTTCGCGCCGGACGGCAGCGTGAATGCCATCGTCGAGAAGCCCGAGGTCGCGCCCTCGAACTACGCGGTGACCGGGCTTTATTTCCTCGATGGATCGGCCCCGGAACGTGCCGCCGCCGTCACCCCCTCCGCGAGGGGTGAGCTGGAGATTACCAGCCTGTTGGAAAGTTACCTCGCCGATGGCACCCTGACGGTGGAGCGGATGGGGCGTGGCTATGCCTGGCTCGATACCGGGACCCATGAAAGCCTGCTCGACGCCGGCAATTTCGTCCGAACCCTCACACAGCGCCAGGGCCTTCAGGTGGGCTCACCTGACGAGATCGCCTTTGCCGCCGGGTGGATCAGCGCCGACGACATGGTCGAACGGGCGCGGCTCTTCGGCAAGACCCAATACGGCCGCTATCTGGCGACCACCGCGAAGGGATAG
- a CDS encoding glycosyltransferase — MVIRRLQALYLRYAAVHADRLRGVPLGRIGRRIGQVERVVRRGDVIEITGWAKARDVKVTWAGGERRLTPNIYRGDVAAQNAIAPETGFEGAIPASARHLKLHAERDDGEVASVPLSHPDEAVPNGARRRLRRAFLRDLTKSLPTIAQYQWRPTAQRKTAVKRALGLETAARGHLIDPAWLPAHRCEPDAAAGEEVTIILPIYNALPYLKKCLARVEAGTDLPWHLIAVNDASTDPELGPWLEEWVAERRGKVTYLPQTRNLGFIGAVNLGLEAAERRGGDGPIVLLNTDAMLPDGWASRLTAPLEDPAAASVTPLSNAAEVLSVPKIGPGIALGDGDVDAIDRVATTLGVGPVTDVPTGVGFCMAMARPWLAKVPRLDPAFGRGYGEEVDWCQKTKALGARHLCQPRLFVEHVGGQSFGSEEKLRQMRASNALISRRYPVFDANVQRFISEDPLATPRLALGIALASRHRARLPVFLAHSLGGGAEIAMQMEIEALGAAVILRVGGPRLWQVEVQVKGQTTSGQTDDLSVVKRLLRPAAALDLIYSCGVGDRDPITLPDALLALRRAGRDDTIALRLHDYFPLSPSYTLLEQGEFLGTPDRDNIDPHHTAGRPDGTTVSLAHWRDRWGALVAAASEVTAFSHAAAALAREAYPDAPLVVRPHRLPTQVRRVRAAHGGCIGILGNINHQKGAWVLREAAMRHPGQTFVVIGHADSAIPMPRNVILHGAYRREEIADLAERYGVSGWLVPAIWPETFSFTTHEALDTGLPVVGFSLGAQGETLAAASNGTAVPLEPKDTSVARLIEALYLEIAPKEAAE; from the coding sequence GTGGTGATCCGTCGTCTGCAAGCACTCTACCTGAGATATGCAGCGGTGCACGCGGATCGCCTGCGGGGCGTGCCTCTGGGCCGGATCGGACGGCGTATCGGCCAGGTTGAACGGGTCGTGCGGCGTGGCGACGTGATCGAGATCACCGGTTGGGCCAAGGCCCGCGATGTGAAGGTCACCTGGGCGGGCGGGGAACGCCGGCTGACACCGAACATCTACCGCGGCGATGTGGCCGCGCAAAATGCGATCGCGCCGGAGACAGGGTTCGAGGGCGCCATCCCCGCCTCGGCCAGACACTTGAAATTGCACGCGGAACGCGACGATGGCGAAGTTGCAAGTGTGCCGCTATCCCACCCCGATGAAGCGGTGCCGAACGGAGCGCGGCGTCGCCTGCGCCGCGCGTTTTTACGAGACCTCACAAAGTCCCTGCCGACGATCGCGCAGTATCAATGGCGCCCGACAGCGCAGCGAAAGACCGCCGTCAAGCGCGCCTTGGGCCTGGAGACGGCCGCCCGCGGCCACCTGATCGACCCTGCCTGGCTGCCGGCTCATCGCTGTGAGCCTGACGCTGCCGCTGGCGAGGAAGTCACCATCATCCTCCCGATCTACAACGCGCTGCCGTACCTCAAAAAATGTCTGGCGCGGGTCGAAGCGGGCACGGACCTGCCTTGGCACCTGATTGCCGTCAACGATGCCTCCACAGACCCCGAGCTCGGGCCGTGGCTGGAGGAGTGGGTGGCCGAGAGGCGCGGCAAGGTGACGTACCTGCCGCAGACAAGGAACCTCGGGTTTATCGGCGCCGTGAACCTGGGCCTTGAAGCCGCTGAAAGGCGCGGGGGCGATGGTCCGATCGTGCTGCTGAACACCGATGCGATGTTGCCCGACGGCTGGGCCAGCCGCCTCACCGCGCCGCTTGAGGATCCTGCCGCGGCCTCCGTCACGCCGCTCTCGAACGCTGCGGAGGTCTTGTCGGTACCGAAAATCGGCCCCGGCATCGCGCTGGGCGACGGCGACGTCGACGCGATTGACCGCGTGGCGACGACGTTGGGCGTGGGGCCGGTCACGGACGTGCCGACGGGCGTCGGCTTCTGCATGGCCATGGCGCGGCCCTGGCTGGCGAAGGTGCCAAGGCTCGATCCGGCGTTTGGGCGGGGTTATGGGGAAGAGGTCGACTGGTGCCAGAAGACAAAGGCGCTCGGGGCCCGGCATCTCTGTCAGCCGCGGCTGTTCGTGGAGCATGTCGGCGGGCAAAGCTTCGGTTCGGAGGAGAAGCTGCGCCAGATGCGCGCGTCCAACGCTCTGATTTCACGGCGATACCCGGTATTCGACGCGAATGTGCAGCGGTTCATCTCGGAGGATCCGCTCGCCACGCCGCGGCTCGCCCTGGGGATTGCCCTCGCCTCACGTCACCGCGCGCGGCTTCCCGTCTTCCTCGCGCATTCGCTGGGCGGCGGGGCCGAGATCGCGATGCAGATGGAGATCGAGGCGCTGGGCGCCGCGGTGATCCTGCGTGTCGGCGGACCTCGCCTGTGGCAGGTCGAGGTGCAGGTGAAAGGGCAGACGACATCCGGCCAGACCGATGACCTGTCGGTCGTGAAACGACTCCTGCGCCCGGCTGCGGCGCTCGACCTGATTTATTCCTGCGGCGTGGGCGACCGCGATCCGATCACGCTGCCCGACGCGCTTCTGGCTTTGCGCCGCGCGGGGCGCGACGACACCATCGCCTTGAGGCTCCACGATTATTTCCCGCTCTCGCCCTCCTACACGCTGCTGGAGCAAGGCGAGTTCCTAGGCACACCCGACCGCGACAACATTGACCCGCACCACACGGCTGGCCGTCCTGACGGGACCACTGTCAGCCTCGCGCACTGGCGCGACAGATGGGGCGCGCTGGTTGCTGCGGCGTCGGAAGTCACGGCCTTCTCTCATGCAGCCGCCGCGTTGGCGCGAGAGGCCTATCCGGACGCTCCCCTTGTAGTGCGGCCCCACAGGTTGCCGACGCAGGTACGCCGGGTTCGGGCGGCCCATGGCGGCTGCATCGGCATCCTTGGCAACATCAACCATCAAAAGGGCGCGTGGGTGTTGCGTGAAGCGGCGATGCGGCACCCGGGTCAGACCTTCGTTGTCATCGGGCACGCCGACAGCGCCATTCCCATGCCGCGCAACGTGATCCTGCATGGCGCCTATCGGCGGGAGGAGATTGCGGACCTTGCCGAACGCTACGGGGTCAGCGGGTGGCTCGTGCCGGCGATCTGGCCCGAGACGTTCTCTTTCACGACCCATGAGGCGTTGGACACCGGCCTGCCCGTGGTGGGATTCTCTCTCGGGGCGCAGGGCGAAACACTGGCCGCCGCGTCCAATGGCACCGCCGTTCCGCTGGAGCCGAAGGACACGTCCGTCGCGCGTCTGATCGAGGCGCTCTACCTGGAGATTGCGCCAAAGGAGGCGGCAGAATGA
- a CDS encoding sulfotransferase family protein translates to MTAKLPPPAADKAPLFIVGSMRSGTTWLRDMLRRVPNLICPEETHFMRWAEPFRTPSGMTQHRNNALLRKHREMDGVDEEVFDLILGRSQSKGELQRRYISAFAAAKGVEAPFRWFDKTPQNIYGLPLIMAEFPRARILHLVRNPLNVVASLQLGRQVSIPDLQGAINCWTEAVEIWDAVAGVASGRTREIRYEDILADAPGCIAAILEFAQVDHAPGLWTPKDAQPEKNQWRKVLSHEAALRVARRCDRLATPRGYDLMAQVKQCETAG, encoded by the coding sequence ATGACAGCGAAACTCCCCCCGCCCGCAGCGGACAAGGCGCCGCTTTTCATCGTCGGGTCCATGCGGTCCGGCACCACGTGGCTGCGCGACATGCTGCGGCGGGTGCCGAACCTGATCTGCCCGGAGGAAACCCATTTCATGCGGTGGGCGGAGCCGTTTCGCACCCCGAGCGGGATGACGCAGCACCGCAACAATGCCCTGTTGCGCAAGCATCGCGAGATGGATGGCGTGGATGAGGAGGTGTTTGACCTGATCCTCGGGCGCAGCCAATCGAAGGGAGAACTCCAGCGGCGCTACATCTCGGCTTTCGCGGCGGCCAAAGGCGTCGAGGCGCCGTTCCGGTGGTTCGACAAGACGCCGCAGAATATCTATGGCCTGCCCTTGATCATGGCGGAGTTTCCGCGGGCGCGCATCCTGCATCTGGTGCGTAATCCGCTCAATGTCGTGGCGAGCTTGCAACTGGGCCGCCAGGTCTCGATCCCCGATTTGCAAGGCGCGATCAACTGCTGGACGGAGGCGGTCGAAATCTGGGACGCCGTGGCGGGCGTCGCGTCGGGCCGCACGCGGGAGATCCGATACGAGGATATCCTCGCAGATGCGCCGGGCTGTATCGCGGCGATTCTCGAGTTTGCGCAGGTCGACCACGCGCCGGGGCTTTGGACGCCCAAGGACGCGCAGCCGGAGAAAAACCAGTGGCGCAAGGTGCTCTCACATGAGGCGGCGCTTCGCGTGGCGCGGCGGTGTGATCGCCTCGCAACCCCACGGGGCTATGACCTGATGGCTCAGGTCAAACAGTGTGAGACCGCGGGCTGA
- a CDS encoding ABC transporter ATP-binding protein: protein MSGLQLTNVIKRYGNTQVIHGIDLQIEDGEFCVFVGPSGCGKSTLLRMVAGLEETTEGKIEIGGRDVTRADPAARGVAMVFQTYALYPHMTVAENMGFGLKMNGHPKAEIDSKVSEASRILKLDDYLARKPKALSGGQRQRVAIGRAIVRGPEVFLFDEPLSNLDAELRVEMRVEIARLHKEIGATMIYVTHDQVEAMTLADKIVVLRAGYIEQVGAPLDLYNDPDNKFVAGFIGSPAMNFFEGQCTGGVIIVPALGGAEFSAPLSMVGDGPVTVGVRPNKVRLVEGDTHRVDLSERLGGVSYHYVTAADGARIVVEAHDQEAPPSGSPTGIAFDVADAYFFDAKSEQRLR from the coding sequence ATGTCGGGCCTGCAACTTACGAACGTCATCAAACGCTACGGAAACACCCAGGTTATCCACGGGATCGACCTGCAGATCGAGGACGGCGAGTTCTGCGTCTTTGTCGGCCCCTCGGGCTGCGGCAAGTCCACCCTCCTGCGCATGGTCGCGGGGCTGGAGGAGACGACCGAGGGAAAGATCGAGATCGGCGGCCGTGACGTGACCCGCGCCGACCCCGCCGCGCGCGGCGTGGCGATGGTGTTCCAGACCTACGCGCTCTATCCCCATATGACCGTGGCGGAAAACATGGGCTTCGGTCTCAAGATGAACGGCCACCCCAAGGCCGAGATCGACAGCAAGGTGTCCGAGGCCTCGCGCATCCTGAAGCTCGACGACTACCTCGCGCGCAAACCCAAGGCGCTGTCCGGCGGACAGCGGCAGCGCGTTGCCATCGGCCGGGCCATCGTGCGCGGCCCCGAGGTTTTCCTCTTCGACGAGCCGCTCTCCAACCTCGATGCCGAGTTGCGCGTCGAAATGCGGGTCGAGATCGCGCGGCTGCACAAGGAGATCGGCGCCACGATGATCTACGTCACCCATGATCAGGTCGAGGCGATGACGCTCGCCGACAAGATCGTGGTCCTGCGCGCGGGCTATATCGAGCAGGTCGGCGCGCCGCTCGACCTCTACAACGACCCCGACAACAAGTTCGTCGCGGGCTTCATCGGCAGCCCCGCGATGAACTTCTTCGAGGGGCAATGCACCGGCGGCGTCATCATCGTCCCGGCCCTTGGCGGCGCCGAGTTCTCCGCCCCCCTCTCCATGGTCGGCGACGGGCCGGTCACCGTAGGCGTGCGCCCGAACAAGGTGAGACTGGTCGAGGGCGACACGCACCGGGTCGACCTGTCCGAGCGTTTGGGCGGCGTCAGCTATCACTATGTCACCGCCGCCGACGGCGCGCGGATTGTCGTGGAGGCCCATGATCAGGAGGCACCGCCGTCCGGCAGCCCCACCGGCATCGCCTTTGACGTCGCCGACGCCTATTTCTTCGACGCCAAGTCCGAGCAGCGGCTTCGCTAA
- a CDS encoding IclR family transcriptional regulator, with protein sequence MAADHADSSDGTVGKALSVLDAVAGFGRPVRFGEILAESPFPKATLYRLVQVLTKQSMLTYDPDRQTYAPGLRLVRLAHAAWQTTSLAPVARPYLEALAADVGETIHLAQLDGGSVLYVDKINAHDPLKMYSQAGKVAPCYCTGVGKAMIAFLPEDELEPILRQQSFHAFTAHTYADAASLREELRAIAERGHAYDREEHEPGIICVAVPIRTRSGRVLGAVSVTSSTERTTLAGLDAHLPRIHAAVSSIAAEAQDWRFPDAAE encoded by the coding sequence TTGGCAGCCGATCACGCCGACAGCTCTGACGGGACCGTGGGTAAAGCACTCTCGGTGTTGGATGCCGTGGCAGGCTTCGGTCGCCCGGTCCGATTCGGAGAGATCCTGGCCGAGAGCCCGTTTCCCAAGGCGACGCTCTACCGGCTGGTTCAGGTGCTCACGAAGCAATCCATGCTGACCTACGACCCCGACCGACAGACCTATGCACCGGGCCTGCGCCTTGTCCGCCTTGCCCATGCCGCGTGGCAGACCACGTCCCTGGCCCCCGTGGCGCGCCCCTATCTCGAAGCGCTCGCCGCAGACGTGGGCGAGACGATCCACCTCGCACAGCTTGACGGCGGCTCGGTCCTCTACGTCGACAAGATCAACGCCCATGACCCTCTCAAGATGTATTCCCAGGCCGGCAAGGTCGCGCCCTGCTATTGCACCGGCGTCGGCAAAGCGATGATCGCCTTCCTGCCCGAGGACGAGTTGGAACCGATCCTGCGTCAGCAGAGCTTCCACGCCTTCACGGCCCACACCTACGCAGACGCCGCCTCCTTGCGCGAGGAATTACGCGCCATCGCCGAGCGCGGGCACGCCTATGACCGGGAAGAACACGAGCCGGGAATCATCTGCGTCGCCGTCCCGATCCGCACCCGCTCGGGTCGCGTATTGGGCGCGGTCTCGGTCACATCCTCGACCGAACGCACCACGCTTGCCGGGCTCGATGCCCATCTGCCGCGCATCCACGCCGCGGTATCATCCATCGCGGCGGAGGCGCAGGACTGGCGCTTTCCCGACGCAGCAGAATAA
- a CDS encoding ABC transporter substrate-binding protein produces the protein MRSIFKTGAAALAAATMLTGVAHADGHSVSGPLRIFSDMSNPAPRAVMEDMVARFTEANPEVEVELVITDREAWKTQIRNVLQSGTADVVNWYAGNRMAPYVDAGLFMDISDLWEEGGLTETLASTQGSMTMDDGIWGVPYTYYQWGVYYREDIFEELGLEAPTTWEEELANCEVIVESGRACYTIGTQFLWTAGGWFDYLNMRTNGYDFHMALTAGEVEWTDPRVRATFENWQTLIEMGAFIDDHQSYSWQEALPFMVNGEATAYLMGNFAVAPLREAGLSDDQLGFYQFPQIDPSIEPGEDAPTDTFHIAANAENVEAAEAFLLFVASAENQTLINNGDNLGQLPVNANSQVDDDEFLNAGFDMLSNNATGGIAQFFDRDAPAEMAQVAMQGFQQFMVDPSTLDQVLMILEQARSRIY, from the coding sequence ATGCGATCCATTTTCAAGACCGGTGCGGCAGCACTGGCAGCAGCGACCATGCTTACCGGCGTTGCCCACGCAGACGGCCACAGCGTTTCCGGCCCGCTGCGCATCTTCTCCGACATGTCGAACCCGGCGCCCCGCGCGGTCATGGAAGACATGGTTGCCCGCTTCACCGAGGCCAACCCGGAGGTCGAGGTCGAGCTGGTCATCACCGACCGCGAAGCCTGGAAGACGCAGATCCGCAACGTGCTGCAATCCGGCACCGCCGATGTGGTGAACTGGTACGCCGGTAACCGCATGGCCCCCTACGTGGACGCGGGCCTGTTCATGGACATCAGCGACCTCTGGGAGGAGGGCGGCCTGACGGAAACGCTCGCCTCGACGCAGGGCTCCATGACCATGGACGACGGCATCTGGGGCGTTCCCTACACGTATTATCAGTGGGGCGTTTACTACCGCGAGGACATCTTCGAAGAGCTTGGCCTTGAAGCGCCCACCACCTGGGAAGAAGAGCTGGCAAACTGCGAAGTGATCGTGGAATCGGGCCGTGCCTGCTACACCATCGGTACGCAGTTCCTGTGGACCGCCGGCGGCTGGTTCGACTACCTCAACATGCGCACCAACGGCTATGATTTCCACATGGCCCTGACCGCAGGCGAAGTCGAATGGACCGACCCGCGCGTGCGCGCCACCTTCGAGAACTGGCAGACCCTGATCGAAATGGGTGCCTTCATCGACGACCACCAGTCCTACAGCTGGCAGGAGGCGCTGCCCTTCATGGTCAACGGCGAGGCGACCGCCTACCTGATGGGCAACTTCGCCGTGGCACCGCTGCGTGAAGCGGGCCTGAGCGACGATCAACTGGGCTTCTACCAGTTCCCGCAGATCGACCCCTCGATCGAGCCGGGCGAGGACGCACCCACCGACACCTTCCACATCGCGGCCAACGCCGAGAACGTGGAAGCGGCGGAAGCCTTCCTGCTGTTCGTGGCTTCGGCCGAGAACCAGACGCTGATCAACAACGGCGACAACCTCGGTCAGCTTCCGGTTAACGCCAACTCGCAGGTCGATGACGACGAGTTCCTGAACGCAGGCTTCGACATGCTGTCGAACAATGCGACGGGCGGCATCGCGCAGTTCTTCGACCGCGACGCTCCGGCCGAGATGGCGCAGGTCGCCATGCAGGGCTTCCAGCAGTTCATGGTCGATCCCTCGACGCTTGATCAGGTCCTGATGATCCTCGAGCAGGCGCGCAGCCGGATCTACTAA
- a CDS encoding carbohydrate ABC transporter permease — MTTVMTDTPIDSKPPRRVVSQQTIAPWLFLLPAFLFFATYVLYPIVQSFYISTFEWNGLYSPQYRGVDGFTDQQCLELGNRAGREPGCELTGDTVWNAEYVGMENYRNLYTDPFFWTSLKNNVIWLVLYFLAIPAGLMISLFLNQKVVGMRLYKSLFFFPFVLSQVVVGLVFSWFMLPGADEGLLNVILGWFGAGPVNILGNADTATYGIIAAGLWPQTAYCMILYLTGLNAVDPEQIEAARLDGAKGPKMLWYVVLPQLWPATFIAIVVTVIGALRSFDLITIMTNGGPGFYNTSVLAFYMYDVALSEFGFRMGYGSAIAVILFLIMMVYIAGFLWKMWRDEKG; from the coding sequence ATGACGACCGTCATGACTGACACGCCAATCGACTCGAAGCCCCCACGTCGCGTGGTCAGCCAGCAGACCATCGCGCCATGGCTGTTCCTGCTGCCGGCCTTCCTGTTTTTCGCGACCTACGTGCTCTATCCGATCGTGCAGTCGTTCTACATCTCGACCTTCGAGTGGAACGGCCTCTATTCGCCGCAATACCGTGGCGTCGACGGTTTCACCGATCAGCAGTGCCTCGAACTTGGCAACCGCGCCGGGCGCGAGCCGGGCTGCGAGCTGACCGGCGATACCGTCTGGAATGCCGAATACGTTGGGATGGAGAACTACCGGAACCTCTACACCGACCCGTTCTTCTGGACCTCGCTCAAGAACAACGTGATCTGGCTGGTGCTTTACTTCCTCGCCATTCCGGCCGGGCTGATGATCTCGCTTTTCCTGAACCAGAAGGTGGTGGGGATGCGGCTTTACAAGTCGCTGTTCTTCTTTCCCTTCGTGCTGTCGCAGGTCGTCGTGGGCCTCGTGTTCTCGTGGTTCATGTTGCCGGGCGCGGATGAGGGCTTGCTGAACGTGATCCTCGGCTGGTTCGGCGCCGGGCCAGTGAACATCCTTGGCAATGCCGATACGGCCACCTATGGCATCATCGCCGCTGGCCTCTGGCCGCAGACGGCCTATTGCATGATCCTCTACCTCACGGGCCTGAACGCCGTGGACCCCGAGCAGATCGAGGCCGCGCGGCTGGACGGGGCGAAGGGGCCGAAGATGCTCTGGTACGTCGTGCTGCCGCAACTTTGGCCCGCGACCTTCATCGCCATCGTCGTCACGGTCATCGGCGCGCTGCGGTCTTTCGACCTGATCACCATCATGACCAATGGCGGGCCGGGCTTCTACAACACCTCGGTGCTGGCGTTCTACATGTACGACGTGGCGCTGTCCGAATTCGGGTTCCGCATGGGCTATGGCTCGGCAATCGCCGTGATCCTGTTCCTCATCATGATGGTCTATATCGCCGGCTTCCTGTGGAAGATGTGGCGGGACGAGAAGGGATAG
- a CDS encoding carbohydrate ABC transporter permease, with protein MFPRPIEQASPAMRIGYQMLLPFMLLVWLIPLLAVMWFSVKSGDDFTQGNYWGWSREGLQGFANYWMVFTESDMPRYLWNSVVITVPTMLGAVALSCMTGFALGVYRFKGNLLIFFMFVAGNFVPFQILMVPVRDLTDQMGLYDTRTGLILFHIAFQTGFCTLFMRNFIRALPRELIEAARVEGVSEYRIFWYVVLPLMRPAIAALCVLIFTFVWNDFFWAVVLTQSPESQPVTAGITAFNSQFRAMYHLMSAGSIVAAIPPVAMFFLMQKHFIAGLTLGAVK; from the coding sequence ATGTTTCCACGTCCTATCGAACAAGCCTCCCCCGCAATGCGCATCGGCTACCAGATGCTCTTGCCCTTCATGCTGCTGGTCTGGCTGATCCCGCTGCTGGCGGTGATGTGGTTCTCGGTCAAATCCGGGGATGACTTCACCCAGGGCAACTACTGGGGATGGTCGCGCGAAGGGCTGCAGGGCTTTGCCAACTACTGGATGGTTTTCACGGAATCCGACATGCCGCGCTACCTGTGGAACTCGGTCGTCATCACCGTGCCGACGATGCTGGGGGCCGTGGCGCTGTCGTGCATGACGGGCTTCGCGCTGGGCGTTTACCGCTTCAAGGGCAACCTGCTGATCTTCTTCATGTTCGTCGCGGGCAACTTCGTGCCGTTCCAGATTCTCATGGTGCCGGTGCGCGACCTGACCGACCAGATGGGCCTTTATGACACGCGCACCGGTCTGATCCTGTTTCACATCGCGTTCCAGACCGGCTTCTGCACGCTCTTCATGCGCAACTTCATCCGCGCCCTCCCGCGTGAGTTGATCGAGGCGGCGCGGGTCGAGGGCGTCAGCGAGTACCGCATCTTCTGGTACGTCGTCCTGCCGCTGATGCGCCCAGCCATCGCGGCGCTCTGCGTGCTGATCTTCACCTTCGTCTGGAACGATTTCTTCTGGGCCGTGGTGCTGACGCAATCCCCCGAGAGCCAGCCGGTGACCGCCGGCATCACCGCCTTCAACTCGCAATTCCGCGCCATGTATCACTTGATGAGCGCCGGCAGCATCGTCGCCGCCATTCCGCCCGTGGCAATGTTCTTCCTGATGCAGAAGCACTTCATCGCGGGGCTGACACTGGGCGCGGTGAAGTAA